From a region of the Nonlabens sp. Hel1_33_55 genome:
- the mltG gene encoding endolytic transglycosylase MltG, with protein sequence MNKYKKILLGIVLIGLAFMAVFAYTVYDTFFTSNTNFTEGTYEVLIPTGADYNTAFLAMADAVEDRDELHKTAQRKGYIKNVKAGRFIIEPGMSNNDIINAVRSRNIPLNVRFNNQERIEDLAGRIASQIEPDSLTLLEVMQDKTFLEENGFTKENALTMYLPNQYEFYWNSSPEAFRKRMLASWKSFWNESRLAKAKELGLTPQQVTSLAAIVHKETAKNDERPTVAGVYINRLKSGIKLDADPTVIYSKKLEDSDFNQVIKRVLYKDLTIDNKFNTYKYTGVPPGPIVTPDLKAIDAVLNYKKHDYYYFVADIDNFGYHDFSKTLSEHNRKADRYRRWISSQNVNR encoded by the coding sequence ATGAATAAATACAAAAAGATTTTACTGGGCATCGTCCTCATAGGCCTAGCTTTTATGGCAGTTTTTGCCTACACGGTTTACGATACGTTTTTCACTTCAAACACAAATTTTACTGAGGGCACGTATGAAGTCTTGATTCCAACAGGTGCAGACTACAATACGGCGTTTCTAGCAATGGCAGATGCTGTTGAGGATAGAGACGAATTGCACAAAACAGCCCAGCGCAAGGGATACATTAAAAATGTAAAGGCAGGACGTTTTATCATCGAGCCAGGAATGAGTAACAATGATATTATCAATGCCGTGCGTTCTCGCAACATCCCACTTAATGTAAGATTCAATAATCAGGAACGTATAGAAGATCTTGCCGGTCGTATCGCCAGCCAGATTGAACCTGATAGTTTGACGCTTTTAGAAGTGATGCAGGACAAAACCTTTCTTGAAGAAAACGGATTTACTAAGGAAAATGCATTGACCATGTATTTGCCCAATCAATATGAGTTTTATTGGAACAGCTCACCAGAGGCTTTCAGAAAACGAATGCTGGCATCATGGAAGAGTTTCTGGAATGAATCTCGTCTGGCAAAGGCGAAAGAGCTAGGTCTGACACCACAACAAGTCACATCACTAGCCGCTATAGTGCACAAGGAAACCGCTAAAAACGATGAACGCCCAACGGTAGCTGGCGTTTACATCAACAGACTCAAAAGCGGAATTAAATTGGATGCAGATCCTACCGTGATATATTCCAAAAAATTAGAAGACAGTGATTTCAATCAGGTCATCAAGCGCGTCCTATATAAGGACTTAACTATCGATAATAAATTTAATACCTATAAGTATACTGGTGTGCCTCCAGGACCTATCGTGACTCCAGACCTTAAGGCTATCGATGCAGTTCTTAATTATAAAAAGCACGATTACTATTATTTCGTTGCAGATATTGACAACTTTGGTTACCATGACTTTTCTAAAACATTGTCAGAACACAATCGAAAAGCAGATCGCTATCGTCGATGGATAAGTTCTCAAAATGTAAATCGATAG
- a CDS encoding DEAD/DEAH box helicase has protein sequence MKNFEALGLSQPLLDGLAEMGFETPTEIQQQSIPILLKHDGDFIGLAQTGTGKTAAFGLPLLDLIDINSRETQALILAPTRELAQQICGQMEQMSQKMGKLNVVPVFGGANIMTQIREIRRGVQIVVATPGRLMDLMKRKEVKLDSLKFMVLDEADEMLNMGFKEDIDFILSKSDGGRRIWLFSATMAREIKRIVDTYMVQPEEVRVNQENIVNTNIEHQSVQLKASDKTEALRRYLDYYEDMFGVVFCRTKRDTQKVADELNNNGYATEALHGDMSQAQRDAAMKRFRDKNLKLLIATDVAARGIDVDDITHVIHFALPDDPEFYAHRSGRTARAGKKGVSLALITKGDNRKLKYIASKLGISFAPAEVPALDAITEKRIARWSDNLKNQEINPKISDELMASVIKGLEEVSKEDLIARLLTKEYNSIYKRNSIKDVNDRSKGRDDDRGGRGDRQRGGRERGRTNDRGKEEGMKTYFINLGRKDNINKGALLGYVCDVTGLTGDDIGRIVLDGAHSFMDVKEEVASQMLKVNGTQRDGRELRVDEHHGKVTESRDRGGRSGGFKGKRDGGGFKGRRSDGDSGGGYKGRRSDGDAPSEPRSGGFKGRSTKTTDSDSGRDRSSSSKGGKKGAGRSKFFGKKWD, from the coding sequence TTGAAAAATTTTGAAGCCTTAGGGCTCTCACAGCCGTTACTAGACGGCCTCGCTGAAATGGGGTTTGAAACCCCAACAGAGATTCAGCAACAGTCCATTCCCATTTTATTGAAACACGACGGAGACTTTATAGGTCTTGCGCAAACTGGTACGGGAAAAACTGCTGCTTTTGGTTTACCCTTATTGGATCTTATAGATATTAACTCGAGAGAAACGCAGGCATTGATTCTTGCACCTACTCGAGAACTTGCCCAACAAATTTGTGGGCAAATGGAGCAAATGTCCCAAAAGATGGGCAAGCTTAACGTGGTTCCCGTTTTTGGAGGTGCTAACATAATGACCCAGATACGCGAGATACGTCGCGGTGTACAGATTGTTGTAGCGACTCCAGGTCGCTTGATGGACTTAATGAAACGTAAGGAAGTCAAGTTGGACTCTCTTAAGTTCATGGTGCTGGATGAAGCAGATGAGATGCTTAACATGGGCTTCAAGGAAGACATAGACTTTATCCTTTCAAAGAGTGATGGTGGTCGCCGCATCTGGTTGTTTAGTGCAACCATGGCGCGCGAGATCAAACGCATTGTTGATACCTACATGGTGCAGCCAGAAGAGGTACGCGTTAATCAGGAAAATATTGTTAATACTAACATTGAACACCAGTCGGTGCAATTAAAAGCTTCTGATAAGACTGAGGCTTTGCGTCGTTATCTGGATTATTATGAAGATATGTTTGGCGTGGTATTTTGCCGTACCAAACGTGATACACAAAAAGTTGCTGACGAGTTGAATAACAACGGCTATGCGACTGAAGCTCTGCACGGTGACATGTCACAAGCACAGCGTGATGCTGCGATGAAACGTTTTCGCGATAAGAATTTGAAATTACTAATTGCGACAGATGTTGCTGCTCGTGGTATTGATGTGGATGATATCACCCATGTGATTCACTTTGCCTTGCCAGATGATCCTGAGTTTTATGCGCACCGTTCTGGTCGTACCGCTCGTGCTGGTAAAAAAGGAGTATCTCTTGCCTTGATCACTAAAGGTGATAACCGCAAGCTTAAATACATCGCCAGCAAATTAGGAATAAGTTTTGCGCCAGCAGAGGTTCCAGCACTGGACGCGATTACAGAAAAGCGTATTGCTCGCTGGTCAGACAATCTCAAAAACCAAGAGATCAATCCTAAGATAAGTGATGAGCTTATGGCAAGTGTGATAAAAGGCTTGGAAGAAGTTTCTAAGGAAGATTTGATCGCAAGACTGTTGACTAAAGAATATAACTCGATTTACAAACGTAACTCCATTAAAGATGTCAACGACCGTTCTAAAGGTCGTGATGATGATCGTGGTGGTCGCGGTGATCGTCAACGTGGTGGTCGTGAACGTGGTCGCACCAACGATAGAGGTAAAGAAGAAGGAATGAAAACCTACTTTATCAATTTGGGACGCAAGGACAACATTAACAAAGGAGCTTTATTGGGTTACGTTTGTGATGTGACTGGACTTACCGGTGATGATATAGGACGCATTGTTCTCGATGGAGCACACTCTTTTATGGATGTAAAAGAAGAAGTCGCTTCCCAAATGCTCAAGGTAAACGGTACGCAACGCGATGGTCGTGAACTTAGAGTAGATGAACATCACGGTAAAGTAACCGAATCTAGAGATCGCGGTGGTCGCAGCGGTGGCTTCAAAGGCAAACGCGATGGTGGTGGCTTCAAAGGTCGCAGATCTGATGGTGATTCTGGTGGTGGATATAAAGGACGTCGCTCTGATGGTGATGCACCTTCAGAACCTAGATCTGGCGGATTCAAAGGTCGCAGTACCAAAACTACCGATAGCGATTCTGGTAGAGATCGTTCCTCATCTTCCAAAGGCGGAAAAAAAGGAGCAGGAAGATCTAAGTTCTTCGGTAAGAAATGGGACTAG
- a CDS encoding 3-hydroxyacyl-CoA dehydrogenase family protein gives MKNITIIGAGTMGNGIAHTFAQSGFKVSLVDISQEAIDRGVGTISKNLDRMIAKDKITDADKSKTLENISSFTNVSEGVKNADLIVEAATENLDLKLKIFKQMDEAAPADCILATNTSSISITQIAAVTSRPDKVIGMHFMNPVPIMKLVEIIRGYSTSDEVTKTIMELSEELGKTPTEVNDYPGFVANRILMPMINEAIETLYNGVAGVEEIDTVMKLGMAHPMGPLQLADFIGLDVCLSILNVMYDGFKNPKYAPCPLLVNMVMAGKKGVKSGEGFYDYSESRKAEKVSISFKK, from the coding sequence ATGAAAAATATTACCATTATAGGAGCCGGAACAATGGGTAACGGCATAGCACATACTTTTGCACAATCAGGATTTAAAGTCTCACTAGTTGACATCTCTCAAGAAGCGATAGATCGAGGAGTGGGCACCATTAGCAAGAATCTGGATCGAATGATCGCTAAGGATAAAATTACAGATGCTGATAAATCTAAAACCTTAGAAAACATCTCTTCCTTTACTAATGTTTCTGAAGGAGTGAAAAATGCAGACCTTATCGTTGAGGCTGCTACAGAAAATCTTGATCTGAAATTGAAGATTTTCAAGCAAATGGATGAAGCTGCACCAGCAGATTGTATTCTAGCAACAAACACATCCTCGATATCCATCACGCAAATTGCTGCCGTAACGAGCAGGCCTGATAAGGTAATTGGGATGCACTTTATGAATCCTGTGCCTATTATGAAATTAGTAGAAATCATTCGTGGTTATTCAACTAGCGATGAGGTTACCAAAACAATTATGGAGTTGTCTGAAGAATTAGGCAAAACACCAACTGAGGTGAACGACTATCCAGGATTTGTGGCTAACCGTATCCTGATGCCCATGATCAATGAGGCTATTGAAACGCTGTATAATGGCGTTGCAGGTGTTGAAGAAATCGATACCGTGATGAAATTAGGTATGGCGCATCCTATGGGGCCATTACAGCTCGCCGATTTTATAGGTCTTGATGTTTGTCTTTCTATTCTAAATGTGATGTACGACGGATTCAAGAACCCGAAATATGCTCCATGTCCGCTATTGGTAAATATGGTAATGGCTGGTAAAAAAGGAGTAAAATCTGGTGAAGGTTTTTACGATTATTCTGAGTCTAGGAAAGCGGAGAAGGTATCTATTAGTTTCAAGAAATAA
- a CDS encoding GNAT family N-acetyltransferase yields the protein MILETDICKLRAVDPEDLDYIYQLENNPALWDVGHTLTPYSKFTIREYLENAHRDIYEVKQLRLAICKKDDSIVGVVDLYDFDPYHKRAGVGIVIPQDLDRSKGYASAGLQMMIDYSFNRLRLHQLYAGIAVDNVASRKLFEKLRFRESGIKKDWITTDNAYKDEIIYQLINE from the coding sequence ATGATCCTTGAAACTGACATATGCAAGCTACGCGCAGTAGATCCAGAAGATCTGGATTATATCTATCAATTGGAAAATAACCCGGCGCTTTGGGATGTTGGTCACACCTTAACACCCTACTCAAAATTTACCATACGTGAGTATTTAGAGAATGCACATCGGGATATTTATGAAGTCAAGCAGTTGAGACTTGCGATTTGCAAGAAAGATGACAGCATTGTTGGAGTAGTGGATCTCTATGATTTTGATCCCTATCACAAACGCGCGGGCGTCGGTATCGTGATACCACAGGATCTAGATAGATCAAAAGGTTATGCTAGTGCTGGTCTTCAAATGATGATCGACTACAGCTTCAACAGGCTGCGATTGCACCAGTTGTATGCTGGTATTGCTGTGGATAATGTGGCGAGCAGGAAATTATTTGAGAAGTTACGCTTTCGCGAAAGCGGAATAAAAAAAGACTGGATTACAACAGACAACGCATATAAAGACGAGATTATCTACCAATTGATCAATGAATAA
- a CDS encoding Hpt domain-containing protein yields MSRNDILELEQLRESFGEDPDTFVAVLEMFMQEVPMDYDDLISKMGQEDYYASGLLAHKVKSSYRMLGMEKETLLLQEIEDRAKRKENTDEIPALFKQFQEGYDEGLKLIMRTIKHLKKTRR; encoded by the coding sequence ATGAGCAGAAATGACATTCTTGAATTAGAGCAGTTGAGAGAATCCTTTGGCGAGGATCCAGATACTTTTGTGGCAGTACTTGAAATGTTCATGCAGGAAGTTCCTATGGATTATGACGACTTGATCAGTAAGATGGGTCAGGAAGATTATTATGCCTCTGGATTGCTGGCTCACAAGGTAAAGAGCAGCTACAGAATGCTGGGCATGGAAAAGGAAACCTTGCTACTACAAGAAATCGAGGATCGAGCTAAGCGCAAGGAAAATACTGATGAGATTCCAGCGCTCTTTAAACAGTTCCAGGAAGGTTATGATGAAGGCCTGAAACTAATCATGCGCACCATCAAGCATTTGAAGAAAACCAGAAGGTAG
- a CDS encoding nitroreductase — MKTLLETIQHRRSRFPADYTQGEIHADHLNQILEAARWAPTHKKTQPWKYKVVRGAGLEKLGDFMKDQFEKNTSKSGIKARKMADKMQQSSAVVLIFLNRDPKEKLPEWEEVAAVSMSVQNMWLMAHELGYGAYWSSPKSFAHMAEFQTIETSENDKFLGFFYMGTVESQTTDLPKRKSIEEFVEFID, encoded by the coding sequence ATGAAGACACTTTTAGAAACCATACAACATCGCCGTTCCAGATTTCCCGCCGATTATACCCAAGGCGAAATCCATGCTGACCATTTGAATCAAATATTAGAGGCAGCTCGATGGGCGCCCACGCACAAGAAAACCCAACCGTGGAAGTATAAGGTGGTACGCGGTGCTGGTCTGGAAAAGCTGGGTGACTTTATGAAAGATCAATTTGAAAAGAATACAAGCAAATCTGGTATCAAGGCCCGCAAAATGGCCGACAAAATGCAGCAGTCATCTGCCGTTGTTCTAATCTTTTTAAATCGCGATCCCAAAGAGAAGTTGCCAGAATGGGAAGAAGTTGCCGCGGTGTCCATGAGTGTGCAAAATATGTGGCTCATGGCTCATGAGCTGGGTTATGGCGCTTACTGGAGCTCACCAAAAAGCTTTGCACACATGGCAGAATTTCAAACTATAGAAACTTCTGAAAACGACAAGTTTCTAGGCTTTTTCTACATGGGAACGGTCGAGTCTCAAACAACCGATTTACCCAAAAGGAAATCGATAGAAGAGTTTGTAGAATTCATTGACTGA
- a CDS encoding YifB family Mg chelatase-like AAA ATPase produces MLTKVYGSAVFGVEAQTITVEVNAATGIGYHLVGLPDKAISESSYRIAAALSNVGYKMPGKKLIINLSPADLRKEGSAYDLPIAIGIMVSSNLIKADDLDKYIIMGEVSLDGTLQPIKGALPIAIKAREEGFKGFILPKHNAREAAIVNDLNVYGVENISEVIQFFDKGVELEETIVDTRDEFFQALEHPEFDFSDVKGQESIKRCMEIAAAGGHNIILIGPPGAGKTMLAKRLPSILPPMTLQEALETTKIHSVAGRTLEKAGLMAQRPFRSPHHTISDVALVGGGAYPQPGEISLSHNGVLFLDELPEFKRGVLEVMRQPLEDREVTISRAKFTITYPSSFMLVASMNPSPSGYFNDPSAPVQSSPAEMQRYLSKVSGPLLDRIDIHIEVTPVPFDKLTEERLAEKSTVIRERVTAARDVQTARFRESEKTHYNAQMGTKEIRKHCALDDASKDLLKNAMERLNLSARAYDRILKVARTIADLEKSDQINGTHIAEAIQYRSLDRDGWLA; encoded by the coding sequence ATGTTAACCAAAGTTTACGGTAGTGCCGTTTTTGGCGTTGAGGCGCAAACCATTACCGTTGAGGTAAATGCCGCGACCGGGATAGGCTATCATCTTGTGGGATTGCCCGACAAAGCCATTAGTGAAAGTTCCTATAGAATTGCTGCGGCACTTTCCAACGTAGGTTACAAAATGCCTGGCAAAAAACTCATCATCAACCTCTCTCCTGCCGATTTGCGCAAGGAAGGAAGCGCCTATGACTTGCCCATCGCGATAGGAATCATGGTTTCCTCAAATTTGATCAAAGCAGATGATCTAGACAAATATATCATCATGGGCGAGGTATCCCTTGATGGAACGTTGCAACCTATAAAAGGTGCTTTGCCCATCGCTATTAAAGCGAGAGAGGAAGGTTTCAAGGGATTCATTTTGCCTAAGCATAATGCGCGAGAAGCCGCCATAGTCAATGACCTCAATGTGTATGGCGTAGAGAATATTTCTGAGGTGATTCAGTTTTTTGACAAAGGAGTGGAATTGGAAGAAACCATCGTGGACACTCGCGATGAATTCTTTCAGGCACTGGAGCATCCAGAATTTGATTTTAGCGATGTGAAAGGTCAGGAATCCATCAAGCGATGCATGGAAATTGCAGCAGCTGGTGGCCATAATATCATTCTCATAGGTCCACCAGGTGCTGGTAAAACAATGCTGGCCAAACGCTTGCCTTCCATCCTACCACCCATGACATTGCAGGAAGCATTGGAAACTACCAAAATTCATAGCGTTGCAGGGCGAACGCTTGAAAAGGCAGGACTCATGGCGCAACGGCCGTTTAGGAGTCCGCATCATACTATTTCAGATGTCGCTCTCGTCGGCGGTGGAGCTTATCCACAGCCTGGCGAAATCTCATTATCGCATAACGGTGTACTTTTTCTCGACGAACTACCAGAATTTAAAAGAGGTGTTTTAGAGGTCATGCGACAGCCTCTGGAGGACCGTGAAGTGACCATCTCTAGAGCCAAATTTACCATTACTTATCCGTCCAGTTTCATGCTGGTCGCGAGTATGAATCCCAGCCCAAGTGGTTACTTCAATGATCCTAGCGCACCCGTACAAAGTAGCCCTGCAGAAATGCAGCGCTACCTAAGCAAAGTCTCTGGACCACTGTTAGATAGAATCGACATTCATATTGAGGTAACACCTGTTCCTTTTGATAAATTAACCGAAGAAAGGCTTGCAGAAAAGTCTACGGTAATACGTGAGCGAGTGACGGCTGCAAGAGATGTTCAAACAGCACGCTTTCGCGAAAGCGAGAAGACTCATTACAATGCTCAAATGGGAACTAAGGAGATCAGAAAACACTGTGCGCTGGACGATGCCAGCAAAGATTTATTGAAAAATGCTATGGAACGCTTAAATTTGAGCGCTCGAGCGTATGACAGAATTTTAAAAGTCGCAAGAACGATCGCAGATCTTGAAAAATCTGATCAAATTAACGGCACTCACATTGCTGAAGCGATCCAATATCGCAGTCTAGATCGTGATGGATGGCTAGCATAA
- a CDS encoding YggS family pyridoxal phosphate-dependent enzyme — protein sequence MSKIADNIDRFRESVEPQATLVAVSKTKPNSDLQEAYDAGQRHLGENRIQEMTEKWETLPKDIHWHMIGHTQRNKVKYMAPYVHLIHSVDSPRLAKEINKQARNNDRVINCLLQVFIADEESKYGFDEKELLDFLNSDAFKKLEHININGLMGMATFTDDKDQVRAEFKSLKSIFEKIKSEGLLDDRHEFKELSMGMTGDYKIALEEGSTMVRIGSAIFGSRD from the coding sequence ATGAGTAAAATAGCAGATAATATAGATCGCTTTCGCGAAAGCGTCGAACCTCAAGCTACACTGGTAGCAGTAAGCAAAACCAAACCTAACAGCGATTTGCAGGAAGCTTATGATGCAGGGCAAAGACATCTAGGAGAGAACCGGATCCAGGAAATGACCGAAAAATGGGAAACACTTCCAAAGGACATTCACTGGCACATGATAGGTCACACGCAGCGCAATAAAGTCAAGTACATGGCTCCTTACGTGCATTTGATACATTCTGTGGACTCACCACGACTGGCTAAGGAAATCAATAAGCAGGCTCGCAATAATGATCGGGTGATAAATTGTTTGCTTCAAGTTTTTATTGCAGACGAAGAGAGTAAATACGGTTTTGATGAAAAAGAACTGCTGGACTTTCTAAACTCTGACGCTTTTAAAAAACTTGAACATATCAACATCAACGGTTTAATGGGAATGGCCACCTTTACAGACGACAAAGATCAAGTTCGAGCAGAATTCAAATCACTAAAGTCCATCTTTGAAAAAATCAAATCAGAAGGTTTGCTGGATGATAGACATGAATTTAAAGAGCTTTCCATGGGAATGACCGGTGATTATAAAATCGCACTGGAAGAAGGCAGCACTATGGTGCGCATAGGAAGTGCTATTTTTGGTAGCAGAGATTAA
- a CDS encoding DUF1015 domain-containing protein, whose product MPSIKPFKAIRATPEKAAHVISRTYQDYGAEELEAQLKFNPFSFLHILNPGYKYSYEITGEERFNLVRNRFLEFREENHLMKEDAPAFYLYENKDPHHEYTGIIAAASVDDYLNDRIKKHEDTLSHKEVLFKDYLKIVGFNAEPVLLTYQDDASIDEITSQIKKKLPDYHFYTTDFNQHKIWAITDADLIQSIESIFSNKEKLYIADGHHRSSSSSLLAQELGEQNDSYNHFMSFLIPESQLNIYEFNRLVKDLNGHSKESFLMQLDQYFRIQNRGLEIYKPSKKHHFSMYLDGDFYSLYLRKDLYKIDTPLDDLDTQMLYDLVLQPILGIADLRNDGRIDYSYGKSDLLVMKDKIDRGDFAVGFGLFPATVQQMKSIADANLRMPPKSTFIRPKLPSGLIIYEFENE is encoded by the coding sequence ATGCCCAGCATTAAACCATTTAAGGCAATAAGAGCGACACCTGAAAAGGCGGCGCATGTGATCTCGCGCACCTATCAGGATTATGGTGCTGAGGAATTGGAGGCGCAGCTCAAGTTCAATCCTTTTAGTTTTTTACATATTCTTAATCCTGGCTACAAATACAGCTATGAGATTACTGGTGAGGAACGGTTCAATCTGGTTCGCAATAGGTTCTTGGAATTTAGAGAGGAGAATCATCTCATGAAAGAAGACGCTCCTGCTTTCTATTTGTACGAGAACAAGGATCCGCATCATGAGTATACAGGAATAATTGCTGCCGCTAGCGTTGATGACTATCTCAATGACCGCATCAAAAAGCATGAAGACACCTTATCGCACAAAGAAGTGCTTTTTAAGGATTATCTCAAGATTGTGGGGTTTAATGCAGAGCCCGTTTTGTTGACCTATCAAGATGATGCGAGTATAGATGAAATTACCAGCCAGATAAAGAAAAAATTACCTGACTACCATTTTTATACTACCGATTTTAATCAGCACAAGATCTGGGCGATCACTGATGCTGATTTAATTCAATCTATCGAGAGTATTTTTTCAAATAAAGAGAAATTGTACATCGCAGACGGTCACCATCGCAGTTCCAGCTCTTCGTTATTGGCTCAAGAATTAGGCGAACAAAATGATAGTTACAATCATTTTATGAGCTTCCTCATTCCCGAAAGTCAGCTCAATATATATGAGTTCAATAGATTAGTTAAGGATCTTAATGGCCATTCTAAAGAGTCTTTTCTCATGCAGCTGGATCAATATTTCAGAATCCAAAACCGAGGTCTCGAGATTTACAAACCCTCAAAAAAACATCATTTTTCCATGTATTTGGATGGTGATTTCTACAGCCTGTATTTGAGGAAGGATCTATACAAGATTGACACACCGCTGGATGATCTGGATACCCAAATGTTATACGATCTCGTTTTGCAGCCTATACTAGGCATTGCAGATTTGAGAAACGATGGCCGCATTGATTATAGCTATGGTAAATCTGACCTATTGGTGATGAAAGATAAAATTGATCGTGGTGATTTTGCTGTTGGTTTTGGATTGTTTCCAGCGACCGTACAACAAATGAAATCCATCGCAGATGCTAACCTAAGAATGCCTCCCAAAAGTACCTTTATTAGACCTAAACTCCCTAGCGGGTTGATCATATACGAATTTGAAAATGAGTAA
- the dapF gene encoding diaminopimelate epimerase has translation MQSTTFYKYQGTGNDFIIIDDRQEQFSKKDTKLTARLCDRKFGIGADGLILLQNNRHHNFTMVYFNADGNESSMCGNGGRCIASFARFLGVATDTTTFEAIDGLHHAKIFDNGNVSLQMMDVKNLQLFDGHVFTNTGSPHHVELTDNIEHVDVFNQGRHLRTELYGKEGANINFVQPVTANTFKVRTYERGVEDETLSCGTGVTAVALAMHKTGQTTLQTVELQTPGGHLQVTFDPTPTGYENIWLTGHATQVFKGTIDL, from the coding sequence ATGCAGTCCACTACGTTTTATAAATATCAAGGCACCGGTAATGATTTTATCATTATTGATGATCGACAGGAACAATTCTCCAAAAAAGATACCAAACTCACTGCTCGACTGTGTGACCGTAAATTTGGCATTGGTGCAGATGGATTGATCCTGCTACAAAACAATAGACACCATAATTTTACAATGGTTTATTTCAATGCAGATGGAAATGAAAGCAGTATGTGCGGTAACGGTGGTCGCTGCATTGCAAGTTTTGCAAGATTTCTAGGAGTCGCCACTGACACAACGACATTTGAAGCTATTGATGGATTACATCACGCCAAAATTTTTGACAACGGTAACGTGAGTTTACAAATGATGGACGTCAAAAACCTGCAGCTTTTTGATGGTCACGTGTTCACAAATACTGGGTCACCACATCATGTGGAGCTTACTGATAATATTGAGCACGTAGATGTTTTCAATCAAGGAAGACATTTGCGTACTGAACTTTACGGTAAGGAAGGAGCCAATATAAACTTCGTTCAACCCGTCACAGCAAATACATTTAAAGTGCGCACCTATGAACGTGGCGTTGAGGATGAAACCTTAAGTTGTGGTACTGGTGTAACGGCCGTCGCACTTGCCATGCATAAAACAGGGCAGACCACTTTACAAACCGTAGAGCTGCAAACTCCAGGAGGTCACCTTCAAGTTACCTTTGATCCAACACCAACTGGTTATGAGAATATCTGGCTTACTGGACATGCAACTCAAGTGTTTAAAGGAACTATCGATCTATGA
- a CDS encoding DUF2721 domain-containing protein encodes MELGLSVPALLFPAISLTMLAYNARYLAIAALIRNLHSSYEQSESEAIRLQVEKLRKRLTIIKNMQAVAIISFILAVVTMFLIYVQLDFWAKLVFGISLVALMISLLLSLIEVQLSTRALSIQLQNMSRSSK; translated from the coding sequence TTGGAATTAGGATTAAGTGTACCGGCATTACTTTTCCCTGCTATTTCTTTAACCATGCTCGCCTATAATGCTAGGTATCTTGCTATTGCAGCGCTTATAAGAAATTTACATAGCAGTTACGAGCAATCAGAATCTGAAGCTATTAGATTGCAGGTAGAGAAACTGCGCAAACGACTCACAATAATAAAAAACATGCAAGCGGTTGCAATCATTAGTTTTATACTAGCGGTAGTGACGATGTTCTTAATCTACGTTCAGTTGGATTTCTGGGCAAAGCTGGTTTTTGGGATTAGTCTTGTAGCCTTAATGATCTCGCTTCTTCTTTCATTGATAGAAGTACAATTATCCACTAGAGCGTTGAGCATACAACTACAAAACATGTCTAGATCTAGTAAATAG